A single genomic interval of Oryza sativa Japonica Group chromosome 7, ASM3414082v1 harbors:
- the LOC4343897 gene encoding uncharacterized protein, which translates to MGMTINKKCSFIGDDFLINTIGPAGKEKVLGNLYDGTPVMISTSLLLFFYLIIQLRWLMKRGGGAPASLPRLSSTGILDLST; encoded by the exons ATGGGTATGACTATAAACAAAAAG TGTTCTTTCATTGGCGATGATTTCCTGATCAACACCATTGGACCAGCTGGTAAAGAGAAGGTACTGGGCAATCTCTATGACGGCACACCA GTGATGATCTCGACTAGTCTATTGCTATTCTTCTACCTGATCATCCAACTGAGATG GCTGAtgaagagaggcggcggcgctccggcaaGCCTCCCAAGATTGTCAAGCACCGGCATCCTCGACTTATCGACGTGA
- the LOC4343899 gene encoding protein TIFY 10b, translating into MAASARPVGVGGERATSFAMACSLLSRYVRQNGAAAAELGLGIRGEGEAPRAAPATMSLLPGEAERKKETMELFPQSAGFGQQDAITADSAADAREQEPEKRQLTIFYGGKVLVFNDFPADKAKGLMQLASKGSPVAPQNAAAPAPAAVTDNTKAPMAVPAPVSSLPTAQADAQKPARANASDMPIARKASLHRFLEKRKDRLNAKTPYQASPSDATPVKKEPESQPWLGLGPNAVVKPIERGQ; encoded by the exons ATGGCGGCTTCCGCGAggcccgtcggcgtcggcggggagAGGGCGACGAGCTTCGCCATGGCGTGCAGCCTGCTCAGCCGCTACGTCCGCCagaacggcgccgccgccgccgagctcggccTCGGCATCAgag GTGAGGGTGAGGCTccgagggcggcgccggcgacgatgagCTTGCTGCCCGGGGAGgcggagaggaagaaggagacCATGGAGCTCTTCCCGCAGAGCGCCGGCTTTGGCCAGCAGGATGCCATCACCGCCGATTCTGCTGCTGATGCTAG GGAACAAGAGCCTGAGAAGCGTCAGCTGACCATCTTCTATGGTGGGAAGGTGCTCGTGTTCAACGACTTCCCAGCCGACAAGGCAAAGGGCTTGATGCAGCTGGCTAGCAAGGGCAGCCCGGTGGCTCCTCAGAATGCCGCGGCACCTGCACCAGCAGCTGTTACAGACAACACCAAGGCCCCTATGGCCGTGCCGGCCCCGGTCAGTAGCTTGCCTACAGCTCAGGCCGATGCTCAGAAGCCTGCTCGCGCGAATGCTTCTG ATATGCCTATTGCTAGGAAGGCATCACTCCACAGGTTCCTTGAGAAGAGAAAGGATCG TCTTAATGCAAAGACGCCATACCAGGCTTCTCCTTCAGATGCAACCCCAGTCAAGAAGGAGCCTGAGAGCCAGCCATGGCTCGGACTAGGGCCGAACGCCGTCGTGAAGCCCATAGAACGCGGCCAATGA